CACAAGCCGGAATTGCTGATTCTCGACGAGCCGACCTTCGGTTTGGATCCGCTTGTCCAGCGCGAAGTGCTGCGGCTGGTTCGGGAAGCCCGCCAAGACGGGGCGACTGTTTTCTTCTCCTCGCACATCCTCAGCGAAGTGCAGGAGATCGCCGACCGCGTGGGAATCATCCGCAAGGGGATCCTGGCGGAGGTGGCCGACAAGGCGGCGCTGATGGGGCGTTCGCTCCTCCGGGCGCGGATCCGGTTCCGAGAGAAGGTGGACGCGAAGGATCTGGCAGGCCTGCCGGGGATCACGATCCTCGACCAGGAGAACGGCCGGAGCCTGACCATTCAGATCGAGGGCGAGATGGACCGGTTGATCAAGGCCCTGGCGGCCTATCCGGTGATGTTTTTCGAATCCGAACGCCCCAGTTTGGAGGAGATATTCCTTTCCTATTATACGGACGGGCCGGAGAAGAAATCCTGACGGCGATTCGATCCGCACTATCCGGAGGTTGCGATGACGGCGATCTTTTCCAATTCCCTTTCCCGCTTCCGCGGGCAGATCATCGGCTGGGGGCTATCGTTGGGGACTCTCGCGGCGTTCCTGACGGTTTTCTACGACACCCTCGCCGAGCAAAAGGAAAACTACATCCAACTGATGAGCAGTTACCCCAGGGAGATGTGGGCGTTCTTCGCCACCAGCGATGCGGCGCAAATGTTCACGCCGGCGGGGTTTCTGAACCTGGAATTCTACTCCTACATGCCTCTGATCATCGGCATCTTCGCCATCCTCGGGGGGAGCGGGCTGTTGGCGGGAGACGAAGAGAACGGCACGTTGGATCTCATCCTGGGTCATCCCGTCGGCCGGACGGCGTTGTTCCTGGCCCGCCTGCTGGCGTTTCTGGCCGCCACCGCCGCCATCCTGGCCGTCACTTGGCTGGGGTTCGCGGCCGCGGTCCCCGGAACGAAGATGGACGTGGGTCTCTGGGAATTGGTATTGCCCATGGTGTCGCTGCTGGGCATCCTGATTCTCTTCGGCACCCTGGCCTTGCTGCTGAGCATGCTGCTTCCTTCGCGGCGGATGGCGGCGATGGCGTCCGGGATTGCGCTGGTGGCGTGCTACTTCATCAACGCCCTGGCGCAGATCGACGACGTGCTGGAGCCGCTGGCCAAGATCCTGCCGTTCCGATACTATCAGGGTGGCTTGGCGATCGAGGAGATGAACTGGGGCGAGTGGGGGGTGATGCTGGGAATCTCGGCGCTGTTTATAATCGTGGCTTGGTGGCGCTTCGAACGCCGCGACATCCGCGTGGGCGGGGAGGGTGGCTGGGGGCTTCCGGCCTTCGTCTTTGGCAAGCGAAAAGCGGCGGCGGAGGATTAAGAAAAGCCTCCCTCCGCGCCGGAATCGATGGATAAATCGGCAAAGGAGGGTGCATGCCTTTGGCTCCCGAGGAAATCCGCAGCGCGGTGGATTGGCTTCTGGAAAAGCAGGATCCCGGCGCGCGTTGCCTCGCGCTCCGGGATCTTTGTCGGGACCGGGAAGGGGCCGCGAAGGAAAGGAAGCGGGCGCACGCCGAGGGGCCGATCGCGGCGATCCTCTCCAAGATGGCCCCCGAAGGTTATTGGTCGAAGAGCGGCCCGGGGTACAACCCGAAATATTTTTCCACGGTGTGGTCGATCATCCAGCTGGCGGAACTCGGCGGATCGGTCGAGGCGGACAAGCGGATCGCACGGGCTTGCGGATATTTCCTCGACCACGGGTTGGCGCCGGGCGGCCAGGTCACCGCATCCGGCGCGCCCTCCGGAACCGCGGATTGCCTGCAGGGCAATATGGTCTGGGCGCTGGCGGCGCTGGGCTGCGAGGATCCGCGGCTGGACCGCGCGTACGAGTGGATGGCCCGCAGCGTCACCGGCGAAGGGATTGCCCCGCTGACGGAGAAGAACGCCGAACGCCGCTATTACGCGGGCCAGTGCGGTCCGGATTTCGCCTGCGGATCGAACAACAAGAAGCCCTGCGCCTGGGGCGCGGTGAAGGTGATGCGCGCCTTCAGCGTCCTCCCCGAAAAAAAGAGAAATCCGCTGATCCGGCGCGCGATCGACCGCGGGAAAAAATTCCTCTTCAGCGCGGATCCCGCCACCGCCGCCTACCCCTGCGGATGGACGGCCAAGCCCAGCCAGAGCTGGTTTAAGTTCGGGTTTCCGGTCTTTTACGTCACCGATGTGCTGCAGATCCTCGAGGTCCTGACGGCGCTGGGATGCGGCGCGGACCGCCGGTTGAAAAACCTCGTCGGCCTGGTGGAGGGGAAGCGGACCCAAGAGGGCCGATGGCTCCTGGAATACGGGTACGCGGGGAAGACGTGGATCGATTACGGCCCAAAAAAGAAACCCAGCAAATGGGTGACTTTGAGGGCATTGCGGGCGTTGGGGGCAAGTGTTTAGTTGTTTTTCGCGAAAACGTCCAGATTCAGAACGGCGTTTTTCATGGATGGAAGGAATGGGTGCCGCCGAATGGAGACATGCATCTTCTGTCGAATAATCAGGCGGGATACTCCCGCCTCCGTGGTCTTCGAAGACGAGGAGATTCTGGCGTTTATGGATATCCAGCCGGTGAATCCCGGCCATGTGCTGGTGATCCCGAAACGCCATTGGGCGTCTCTTTCCGATATTGCGCCGGAGGCATTCGCCCGTGTTTCCGCCGTCTCGCAGAAGGTGGCCGCAGCCCTTCGGCGGAGCGGCATCCGCTGCGAAGCGGTAAATCTGATCCTGGCCGACGGGGAGGCGGCCGGTCAGGAGGTATTCCATCTGCACATGCACGTCATCCCGCGGTTTGCCGGAGACGGCTTTGGATTTCAGTTCAATCCGGGATACGCGCAACTCCCCGAACGCCGGGAATTGGATGAATGCGCGCGCCGAATTCACTCCGCGATGACATCGATTCCCCGGCCTTAAGACCGTCGCCCCGGGGTCCGGCATGAAATCCCATTTGTTCCGGCTTTGGTATTCGATTCAATATTGGTTTCACCCGCCCTGGGATACGGGCATCCCCGCTCCGGAGTTGGTGCGGACGATCGCGGATCTTCCTCCCGGACGGGCGATCGACATCGGATGCGGAACGGGGACCAACCTGAGGTTTCTGGCGGAGCGCGAATGGCGCGTCACCGGGGTGGATTTCACCCCCCGCGCGATCGCCAAAGCCCGCCGGAAGCTTAGCTCGTTCTCCCCGACCCTGATCGTCGCGGATGTGACCGATCTGGCCTCGCTGTCCTTGCCGGGCCCCTATGATTTGGCGCTCGACATGGGTTGTTTCCACGGATTATCTCCGGAGGAACGGAAGCGGTATGCGGCGGGACTGGCGCGCTGGATCCGGCCGGGGGGGATCTATTTGTTGTACGCTTGGCAGCCGGCCTTCCCCGGGGATTCCGACGGCGTCTCGCGGGAAAATGTGGGGCGGTGTTTTTCGAAGGATTTCGTCCTGTGGCGCTACGAGCAGGGAACAGGGCATCCCTCGGCCTGGTATTATTTCCACCGTAAAAAATTTTCAAAGAGAACTGATTTTCGCAACTCAGGCAGTCCGTTGAAACGGTCGGCGGAAAGCATGAAAGTCCACTCCTACAACGACGCCGTCGAATTCCTCGCTTCCGCCGGGCCGGCATTGGAAGCCCGCGAAGTGTTGAACAGCTTGATGCTGGGAATCTGCGGCCAGATCGTGAAGCACCCGGAACGCTATCCTCCCAAGGTGTGTTTGAAAACCGTCGAGGCCGCGGGCGCCCCGGCCCTCGCCGCGACGATGACCCCGCCGCAGAAACTGATCGTTGCCGGTGCAGGCGAAGCATGGGGAGAGAGCACGGAGGCGCTCGCGGCATCTCTGATCCATGAGGGATGGAGAATCTCCGGCGTAATCGGTCCCGGTCCGCTGGCCGGGGCGGTGAGTGAGAAACTGGCGGCGGCCGGCGGATGCCGCTTCCAAACGGAACACCGGCTGCGGTTGTACAGCCTATCCGGCGTGGAGACGGCGGTCGGCGCCCGCGGCCGGTTGCGGCAGGCGTCGGCCGCGGAACTCGAGACGGCGCGGGTATGGTGGCATGCGGCGCGGGTTGAGATGTTCGGCAAGGCGGATCTTGAAGAATCCCGCCGCTCGGCGGGATACCGGCTGGGGGACGGAGAGCTTTACCTTTGGGAGGATCGCGAACCGGTTTGCATGGCCGTCTCCACCCGTCCGACGAAAAGCGGAATCTGCATCGGCATGGTCTACACGCCGCCGGACTTCCGCAACCGGGGGTATGCCACCGCCTGCGTCGGAGAGCTCTGCCGCCGGATGTTGTCTGAAGGCCGTGCCTTTTGCACCTTGTTCGCGGATTTGGCCAATCCGATCTCCAACCGCATTTATATGAACATCGGATTTCGACCGGTCGGCGACTTCGAGGAGTATGGTGTTCTTGAGGGGGATTAAATCGAATCCGCGAAGTGCTCGCAGAGACACCGGAAGGGCATCCAGAATAGATTGTGCAAAACCCTCGTGCTTTTGGTGGATTTCTTCAGACGGCCTGGGGCGACGGATCCCAGACGGGCCAGGGGACCTGGATCCAGGAAGTGTAACCGTGTTTTTCGGCGGCATAGAGCCTGGCTCCGGAAAGTTGCGAGCATCCGGGCTCGTCGGGGATCACCACCGCGGGATTGGCAACGTTGACTCCGGTGTAGCCGACCGGGGCGAAATACAGCTGTCCGGCGTGACAAACCCAGGCTTCCACCAGGTAGCCGCGGTAGTCGTCCTCGGTCATCCAGATCGATTGCCACATGACGGTGACGTTGTTCCCGTCGCGCCAGGCTTCAACGACTCTGACCGGCCGGTAGAGTTCGGAGGCGGGCAGCAGCGAGGTGTAAGGCGGCGCGTCGAACACGTCCCCGCGGACGACTTCCACCAGCGAGGAATTGACCCAGCAGATGTTTACCCCTCCGACCGCGCGGACATACAACCAGACGCTCGGCTCCCAGATTCCGGATTGCTTCTGGGCGAGGATTTCCCGCCAGCCGATCACTTCCATCAGGTTGCCCTCAAACAGGTCGTACTCGTACAGGTAGCCCACTCCCGGGCCGTACCGGCATTGCGACCACATTCGGACGCGGATCCGGGGCGGGGAGTAGGTGGGGGTCGGGGTGGGCGTGGATGCGGCCGTGGCCGTGCCGGTGGTCGTGGGCGTTCCGGTCGGGGTCGGACTTGTATCGGGCGTGAACGACGGGCTGGCGGTCACGGGGATTTCGACGATCCGGGTGACTTCGACGGTGTGGACCGCCGTGTGGACGACGGGGGAGGGGGGCGCCGCCGTGCCCGCCGCGGGGGAAGGCGGCGGATGGCAACCGGCGGACATCCAGGCCAGGAAGCCTCCGCAGACGACAACCGCACCAATCCGGAGCGGAGCCGGGGAATGTAAGGATGCCATTCGTGATCCTGGCCGACATTCTAACATCGCCTGTGCGGATTGTTTAGCCGGCGGCGCCCGAAGCGCGGGACTGCACAAGGGACTTTTGTTTCCCGCCCGGATTTTCCATCCTGTGATACACTTATTTTCCATCCTCATTGTTCCCCTGCAGGGGGACTCATTCGCCGGCTTCAATGGAGAAGCAATGGAGACGAAATTGTACGTTGGCAATCTGCCGTATTCCACCACGGAGGAGGACTTGCGGGATCTGTTTTCGCAGGCCGGCTCGATCAAATCCGTCACGATCATCAAGGACCGCGACACCGGTCGTTCCAAGGGATTTGGCTTCGTGGAGATGGAAACCCAGGCGGAAGCTCAGCAGGCGATCAGCATGCTGAAAGAAACCAAGCTGGGGGAGCGCGCCCTGACCGTCAACCTGGCCCGGCCGCGTGAAGACCGCGGCGGGCGCGGATTCGACAAGGGGCGCGGGGGCGGCCGCGGCGGATTTCGCCGGGATTGGTGACCGGAAACCTTTCCGCCCCGGCGGGAACCGTTTTTTCTGCCGTAATATCGGCGCCCAACCGGAATCTCCGGCCGGGCGCTTTTTTTTCCGAGTGGATTGGAGAGGAGGAGCGGATAACCGGCTGGATTATTCTACTCGCCGCGTGCGTCCTCGCCGCCGGCGCCTTCCTTTTTCGTCCCTTGCCCGACATTCCCTTCCGCCCCCGCCTTCGTCCGGCGCGGGATTACGCCGAGGCCGTCGCGAGGATCTTGGCGTGGCAGGCGAAGGAGGCGGCGCGCGTCCTTCCCGAGGCGCGCATCCGGTTTCTGACCCATGGGCGCCGGACCGAGCAGGCGGTCGTTTTCGTCCATGGGTACACCAACTGCCCGGAGCAGTTCGCCAAGTTCGGGGAACTGGTTTTTCAGGCGGGGTTCAATGTGTTGATTGCGAATCTGCCCCGCCACGGCTTGCCGGATCGGATGACCATCGAACATGCGGGCCTCACGGCGGAGGAACTGGCTGAGTACGCGGATGAAACGGCCGATATCGCCCGCGGATTGGGCGAGCGGGTGACCTTTGCCGGTATCTCGCTTGGCGGCGTGGTCAGCGCCTGGGTTTGGGCGTCCCGCCCCGATATTCCCTCCGCGGTCCTGATGGCGCCGGTGTTCGGTTTGAAACCCGTCCCCGCGGGATTGACGGTCCCCGCCGTCAACCTGTTCTCGGCCCTTCCGAATTTCTTCAGCTGGTTTCACCCGGGGAAACGGATGGCGGGGACGCCGGATTATACCTACCCGCGGTTCTCGACCCGCGCCCTGAGTCAAATCCTCCGGATGGGTGCCGCCGCCCGGCGGCGCGCCGAACGCAATCCCCCCGCCGGCAAGGAGTTGTTGCTCATCGTCAATCCTCGGGATTGGGCGGTGAACAATTCCTTGGCCTGCCGGATCGTCGACCGCTGGCGGTGCCTCGGGGCATCGGTTGCGATTCGCCGGTTGGATGAATCCTGGGAGCTGGAGCACGATTTCGTCGATCCCGGCCAGCCCGGTCAACCGATCGGCCGAGTCTATCCGTTGTTGCTGGAATGGATGGGCGGGAGGAAAACGCCTGCGCCGTCCGCGGAAGGCTGATGGGACCGCGAGTAAGAAAACGGATCGCCAAAGCCTCCCCCTCATTCGCCCGCCCGTCGCTTATCCTCGCTTCGCTTGGGACAGGTGCTCGGGATAAATGCTCAGGACAAGATTCCAGGCCCGATAAGAGCCGAAAAAGGATGTGCTTCTTCGAAGCTGTCAATCTAGAGAGAGGGGCTGGGAGAAAAAATCCCGGAACGTCTGTCCCGCACTCCGCACAGGACAATGACGCCAGGAAGGGATGGGGGAAAATGTTACTCCTCAGGCATCTTATTTCAACTGAATAATCTCAATACAACACCACCAGTGTAATAGGTTTTATCCGTCACCCCGGCGTGGCTCCCCCGCGCCCGCCCTCGCGCCCGCCCTCGCGAAGCGAGGGGAGCGAGGGAAGCGGGGTTCGAAGCCGCGGGGTCCTGTATCTATTGAAGATTCCCTGGA
This Anaerolineales bacterium DNA region includes the following protein-coding sequences:
- a CDS encoding ABC transporter ATP-binding protein, with the protein product METSAVIHTIGLKKNYGITRALRGLTLEVQPGEIFGFLGPNGAGKTTTIRCLLDLIRPNGGEVRVLGLNPRKDPVAVRARTGYLPGELHFDENMTVEGALRFLNRLRGGKADWGHIGRICERIHLDLRQAIRNLSKGNKQKVGVVQALMHKPELLILDEPTFGLDPLVQREVLRLVREARQDGATVFFSSHILSEVQEIADRVGIIRKGILAEVADKAALMGRSLLRARIRFREKVDAKDLAGLPGITILDQENGRSLTIQIEGEMDRLIKALAAYPVMFFESERPSLEEIFLSYYTDGPEKKS
- a CDS encoding RNA-binding protein, whose amino-acid sequence is METKLYVGNLPYSTTEEDLRDLFSQAGSIKSVTIIKDRDTGRSKGFGFVEMETQAEAQQAISMLKETKLGERALTVNLARPREDRGGRGFDKGRGGGRGGFRRDW
- a CDS encoding alpha/beta hydrolase, which encodes MTGNLSAPAGTVFSAVISAPNRNLRPGAFFSEWIGEEERITGWIILLAACVLAAGAFLFRPLPDIPFRPRLRPARDYAEAVARILAWQAKEAARVLPEARIRFLTHGRRTEQAVVFVHGYTNCPEQFAKFGELVFQAGFNVLIANLPRHGLPDRMTIEHAGLTAEELAEYADETADIARGLGERVTFAGISLGGVVSAWVWASRPDIPSAVLMAPVFGLKPVPAGLTVPAVNLFSALPNFFSWFHPGKRMAGTPDYTYPRFSTRALSQILRMGAAARRRAERNPPAGKELLLIVNPRDWAVNNSLACRIVDRWRCLGASVAIRRLDESWELEHDFVDPGQPGQPIGRVYPLLLEWMGGRKTPAPSAEG
- a CDS encoding HIT family protein, with the protein product METCIFCRIIRRDTPASVVFEDEEILAFMDIQPVNPGHVLVIPKRHWASLSDIAPEAFARVSAVSQKVAAALRRSGIRCEAVNLILADGEAAGQEVFHLHMHVIPRFAGDGFGFQFNPGYAQLPERRELDECARRIHSAMTSIPRP
- a CDS encoding GNAT family N-acetyltransferase gives rise to the protein MKSHLFRLWYSIQYWFHPPWDTGIPAPELVRTIADLPPGRAIDIGCGTGTNLRFLAEREWRVTGVDFTPRAIAKARRKLSSFSPTLIVADVTDLASLSLPGPYDLALDMGCFHGLSPEERKRYAAGLARWIRPGGIYLLYAWQPAFPGDSDGVSRENVGRCFSKDFVLWRYEQGTGHPSAWYYFHRKKFSKRTDFRNSGSPLKRSAESMKVHSYNDAVEFLASAGPALEAREVLNSLMLGICGQIVKHPERYPPKVCLKTVEAAGAPALAATMTPPQKLIVAGAGEAWGESTEALAASLIHEGWRISGVIGPGPLAGAVSEKLAAAGGCRFQTEHRLRLYSLSGVETAVGARGRLRQASAAELETARVWWHAARVEMFGKADLEESRRSAGYRLGDGELYLWEDREPVCMAVSTRPTKSGICIGMVYTPPDFRNRGYATACVGELCRRMLSEGRAFCTLFADLANPISNRIYMNIGFRPVGDFEEYGVLEGD
- a CDS encoding ABC transporter permease subunit, whose protein sequence is MTAIFSNSLSRFRGQIIGWGLSLGTLAAFLTVFYDTLAEQKENYIQLMSSYPREMWAFFATSDAAQMFTPAGFLNLEFYSYMPLIIGIFAILGGSGLLAGDEENGTLDLILGHPVGRTALFLARLLAFLAATAAILAVTWLGFAAAVPGTKMDVGLWELVLPMVSLLGILILFGTLALLLSMLLPSRRMAAMASGIALVACYFINALAQIDDVLEPLAKILPFRYYQGGLAIEEMNWGEWGVMLGISALFIIVAWWRFERRDIRVGGEGGWGLPAFVFGKRKAAAED